The Fusobacterium sp. DD2 DNA window ATTTCTTGTCAATGAGGACGGAATATAGCGCAGTCCGGTAGCGCACCTGCCTTGGGAGCAGGGGGCCGCAAGTTCGATTCTTGCTATTCCGACCATTGTATTGGGCTGTCGCCAAGCGGTAAGGCAACGGACTTTGACTCCGTTATGCGTTGGTTCGAATCCAGCCAGCCCAGCCATTTTGATAATTACCAACCTAACAGGTTGGTTTTTTTATTTTTTGTGTATTTTATAAAAATTTATAGTATTCATTTTATTTAATTTTAAATCATTTTATGTTATAATGAACAAAGAAAAGATAGCATTTAATATAATATTATCTCATATATATATGAGATAATAATTTGGAGGAAAATATATGAATATACTTATGGCACTATCTCAGCTTGAAGTTACTGGAGCAGAGGTTTATGCTGTCACTTTGAGTAATGAACTCATACAACGTGGACATAACATAACTATTGTCTCTGATACTTTAACTAAAAAAACAGATGCCAATTACATAAAAATAGAATTTAATAAAAGGGGATTACTTGAAAGAGTAAAACAGGTTAAAACTTTGCTCAGAATAATTAAGGAAAAAGATATCCATGTAGTTCATGCACATTCAAGAGCCTCTTCATGGAGCTGTGAAATTGCATGTAAGATAGCTGGAATTCCGCTTATAACTACAACTCATGGAAGACAGCCTGTTCATTTAAGCAGAAAGATTTTCAAAGCTTTTGGAGTTAAAACAATAGCAGTATGTGAAAATATTAAAAAACATCTTATAGATGAATTAGGTGTAAAAGAAGATAAAATACTTGTTTTAAGAAATCCTATTAACAGCTCTCTTTACTCTTTTAACTATAGAGAGCCTGGAGAAATTAAAACTATCTCTATAATAGGAAGACTCTCTGGTCCTAAAGGTGAAGTTACATATAAAGCTGTAGAAAAACTTTCTCAGTTAAAAGATGTAATCATCCAAATTATCGGTGGAAAAGAGCTTCCTCCTAAATTTGAAAAATTTAAAAATAATGACAAAATTAAATTTTTAGGTTATATTAATGATGTACCAGAAAAAATTAAAAATTCTGATTTAATAATTGGAGCAGGAAGAGTTGCAGTAGAAGCAATCCTTTCAGGTAAACCTCTTATAGCAATTGGAGAAGCAGAATATGTAGGACTTATCACTTCAGATAATATTGGAAAAGCACTAAAATCAAATTTTGGAGACATCAATTATAAAAATGAAGAAAATTTCAACTGGAATAAGCTTTTATATGATGTTGAACATGGATTTATTATGCCTGAAGAAAAACTCTTAAAATTGAGAGAAACCATAAAAACAGAATTTGGTCTAAATGCAATTACAGATAAATTGGAAAAAATATACGATAAGGAATATGTATTAAAGAAACGATATGATATCCCTGTTATCATGTATCACAGAGTGATTAAAGATAAAAGTGAAGGTGGGGTACATGGTATCTATGTAACTATTGAAGATTTTGAAAAACATCTTAAATATTTAAAGGATAACAACTATCAGACAGTTACTTTTAAAGATTTAGCTAATAATGGATATAAACATCGTTTTGACAGAGGGAATAAATTCGTCATTCTTACTTTTGATGATGGTTATGAGGATAACTATAAATATGCGTTTCCTCTTCTGAAAAAATATGGATTTAAATCTGTCATTTATCTCCTATCACATCTTGACTATAATAAATGGGATGTGGATGTTAAAGAAAATCCTGAAAAGAAATTTAAACTTATGGATTATAAAATGATAAAAGAGATGGAAGAGTATGGAATTGAATTTGGTGGACATACTAAAACTCACCAAAAACTTGCTGAACTTTCATTTGATGAAGCAGCTGAGGAGATTTATGAAAATAAAGTTGCTCTTGAAGAAAAACTTGGTCATCCACTTATATCTTTTGCATACCCATATGGTAGCTTAAATAAAAATGCTAAAACACTTGCAGAAAATTGTGGTTACCAGTTTGCTGTAGCAACAGACTCTGGAGATGTATGTTTTTCTACTGACCTATTTCAAATTAGAAGAATTGGAATTTTCTCAACTAACAGTTTCTTAACATTTAAGAGAAAGGTTTCTGGAAAATATAACTTTATTAAAATAAGAAGAGAAGAAAAAGAAAGAAAAAAGCAAAAATAAAAGAAGGGGTATTATGTTTATTACAGTAGATATAGGAAATACACATGTGGTAACAGGAATTGTTACTGATTCAGGAGAAATAAAAAGTACATTCAGAGTAGCAACTCAAAATCTTTTAACAGAGGATGAATATTTCGCTTATTTAAAAAACAATCTAGATTTTAACAATATTGATATTAACGATATAGAAGATGTTTTGGTTTCATCTGTTGTGCCAAATCTAAATTCAATATTTGATTATTTTGGAAAAAAATACTTTAATCTTATTCCATTAAAGATAGATACATCACTTGATTTGCCATTCACTTTTGCCAAACAT harbors:
- a CDS encoding polysaccharide deacetylase family protein, which codes for MNILMALSQLEVTGAEVYAVTLSNELIQRGHNITIVSDTLTKKTDANYIKIEFNKRGLLERVKQVKTLLRIIKEKDIHVVHAHSRASSWSCEIACKIAGIPLITTTHGRQPVHLSRKIFKAFGVKTIAVCENIKKHLIDELGVKEDKILVLRNPINSSLYSFNYREPGEIKTISIIGRLSGPKGEVTYKAVEKLSQLKDVIIQIIGGKELPPKFEKFKNNDKIKFLGYINDVPEKIKNSDLIIGAGRVAVEAILSGKPLIAIGEAEYVGLITSDNIGKALKSNFGDINYKNEENFNWNKLLYDVEHGFIMPEEKLLKLRETIKTEFGLNAITDKLEKIYDKEYVLKKRYDIPVIMYHRVIKDKSEGGVHGIYVTIEDFEKHLKYLKDNNYQTVTFKDLANNGYKHRFDRGNKFVILTFDDGYEDNYKYAFPLLKKYGFKSVIYLLSHLDYNKWDVDVKENPEKKFKLMDYKMIKEMEEYGIEFGGHTKTHQKLAELSFDEAAEEIYENKVALEEKLGHPLISFAYPYGSLNKNAKTLAENCGYQFAVATDSGDVCFSTDLFQIRRIGIFSTNSFLTFKRKVSGKYNFIKIRREEKERKKQK